Proteins found in one Maridesulfovibrio sp. genomic segment:
- a CDS encoding sulfotransferase domain-containing protein has translation MSKLTPDYICIGAARCATTWVWSLFSKYSEVSLIWPKEIHFFNDNFDRGMKWYSSHFKDPNRFIRVEVDGVYFADAAAASSNMKKTCPNVNVFAILRNPFERAIDHLVFNYYRDAQTTDISIENLRSLATKHKDDKYLKGSCYGSLLLEYKKSLSAEQVALFNFEDLQNSPREFAENLLRYVGAGSEYEITDDMLTPSNSARPIRYKFLYKLLRQVKLFSDKNAYCAALISFFTKKIGASLIDKLLGPQDKKDEYPFSINEAFVELFGSDAVQLIENEMEILEREFDFPVPENWKSLTS, from the coding sequence ATGAGTAAGCTGACCCCTGATTATATATGTATCGGAGCTGCCCGCTGTGCCACTACTTGGGTTTGGAGTCTCTTTAGTAAGTATTCAGAAGTGAGTCTAATCTGGCCTAAAGAGATTCATTTCTTCAATGATAACTTTGACCGTGGGATGAAATGGTATTCATCTCATTTTAAGGATCCCAATAGATTTATCAGAGTTGAAGTTGATGGTGTTTATTTTGCCGATGCAGCAGCAGCTTCCTCTAATATGAAAAAGACATGCCCTAATGTAAATGTATTTGCTATCTTAAGGAATCCTTTTGAAAGAGCTATAGATCATCTCGTCTTTAATTATTATAGGGATGCCCAAACAACAGATATCTCAATTGAGAACCTGCGTTCTCTAGCAACAAAGCACAAAGACGATAAATATTTAAAGGGCAGTTGCTACGGTTCATTGTTGCTTGAGTATAAAAAAAGTCTTTCTGCTGAGCAGGTGGCTTTATTTAATTTTGAAGATTTGCAAAACAGTCCTCGTGAATTTGCTGAAAATCTGCTTCGCTATGTTGGAGCTGGTTCAGAATATGAAATTACGGATGATATGTTAACTCCTTCCAATTCAGCCCGGCCTATCCGCTATAAATTTCTTTACAAACTTCTTCGGCAAGTAAAATTGTTTAGTGACAAGAATGCTTATTGTGCTGCTTTAATAAGTTTCTTTACCAAAAAAATCGGTGCATCATTGATCGATAAGCTGCTTGGGCCGCAAGATAAGAAGGATGAATATCCATTTTCAATAAATGAAGCATTCGTTGAGCTGTTTGGAAGTGATGCTGTTCAGTTAATTGAAAATGAGATGGAAATTTTAGAGCGTGAATTTGATTTCCCTGTTCCAGAAAATTGGAAATCTCTAACCAGCTAA
- a CDS encoding methyltransferase domain-containing protein encodes MNWRIKVVLPLVKGNLLDIGCGTNEFVKAYRKAHPDRESKGVDVEQWGGVDIVVSDSSEIPLDDESFDTITCLAALNYVPNRDKFLLEVKRILDNDGVFIISMIPPSIAKIWHRIRSPWDVVSFFSRGMKSHEEFGFTSAQVRELFRKAGLDIVYEKRFMFGINTAYVAKKIF; translated from the coding sequence ATGAATTGGCGCATAAAGGTTGTGTTGCCATTAGTTAAAGGCAATCTTCTTGATATTGGGTGCGGTACGAATGAATTTGTCAAAGCATATCGTAAGGCGCATCCTGACCGTGAATCCAAAGGTGTTGATGTTGAGCAGTGGGGTGGTGTTGATATTGTCGTCTCTGATTCTTCAGAGATTCCTTTAGATGATGAAAGTTTTGATACGATTACCTGTCTCGCCGCACTAAATTACGTACCAAATCGTGACAAATTCTTATTGGAAGTTAAACGAATTTTGGACAATGACGGTGTTTTTATCATTAGTATGATTCCGCCTAGTATAGCCAAAATATGGCATAGAATTCGCTCTCCTTGGGATGTTGTAAGTTTTTTTTCCAGAGGGATGAAATCACATGAGGAGTTCGGTTTCACTTCTGCTCAAGTTAGGGAACTTTTCAGAAAAGCGGGTCTTGATATTGTTTATGAAAAAAGATTTATGTTCGGGATCAATACCGCCTATGTCGCAAAGAAAATTTTTTGA
- a CDS encoding GMC oxidoreductase — MSDFSDAYCVIGSGLSGVSAARGLIDAGKKVLMLDVGLELPKKNAERVDVLASKPAWKWKSSEKDILTEGVEASAGGVKEKFLFGSNFASRVLDQFPRELIESKFYMSFARNGLGNIWGGGLLPVHAEDMRDWPITPQELEPYYSKVLRYAPLSGRSDSLEKTYPLYCKPSFHAPSKQASALLSKLERNGRKLEDSGLSFGASRLAARFHGRKEGYECQYCGMCLHGCPYGIAYSGSETLDELEQDGNFTYQKGFLVKRLEPETDGVVIYGTDPKSGQALEPVRVKKAFLAAGVFSTTKIMLESLGIKEKSVRVLNSDQFYTPLFSMRGMPRVTEESLHAMCQIFLILRNKGLSPYTIHFSLYTYNQLYKQALDGILGPTAGLFSPFVKLFLSRLFFSISYLHSSESSYLEARLKNDAQGTMVVNSVAAPEAIDVMNRGRMHLLKLSPYTGLVPVLGYKGQKIPGAGNHSGGSFPMKQNPKGLETDSLGRVPGFSNVHLVDASILSSVPATSITFSIMANALRIADCVGNDER; from the coding sequence ATGTCTGATTTTAGTGATGCTTATTGCGTTATAGGTTCCGGTTTATCCGGTGTTTCTGCCGCCCGGGGACTCATTGACGCAGGCAAAAAAGTTTTGATGCTTGATGTCGGTCTTGAGTTACCCAAAAAAAATGCTGAGCGGGTTGATGTACTCGCATCCAAGCCTGCGTGGAAATGGAAATCAAGTGAAAAGGACATCCTGACTGAAGGAGTTGAGGCTTCTGCTGGAGGAGTTAAGGAAAAGTTTCTGTTCGGTTCCAATTTTGCGAGCCGTGTGCTTGATCAGTTTCCACGCGAACTTATCGAAAGCAAATTTTATATGTCTTTCGCGCGAAATGGGCTCGGCAATATCTGGGGAGGAGGACTTCTTCCTGTGCATGCTGAAGACATGCGTGATTGGCCAATAACCCCTCAGGAGCTTGAACCTTATTACTCGAAAGTACTACGTTACGCGCCACTTTCAGGTAGAAGTGACAGTCTTGAAAAAACATATCCGCTATATTGCAAGCCCTCGTTTCACGCCCCTTCTAAGCAAGCCTCGGCTTTGCTCTCGAAACTGGAACGCAACGGGAGGAAACTCGAAGATTCCGGACTCAGTTTCGGTGCATCACGCCTTGCGGCAAGATTTCATGGTCGCAAAGAGGGATATGAATGTCAGTACTGCGGAATGTGTTTGCATGGTTGCCCCTACGGTATTGCCTACTCCGGTAGTGAAACACTGGATGAGTTGGAGCAGGATGGGAATTTTACTTACCAAAAGGGTTTTCTGGTCAAACGGCTCGAACCTGAAACTGATGGGGTCGTAATTTACGGCACTGACCCGAAGTCCGGACAGGCTCTGGAACCTGTGCGAGTGAAAAAGGCGTTTCTTGCAGCCGGGGTCTTCTCCACTACAAAGATTATGCTGGAAAGTTTAGGTATAAAAGAAAAGTCAGTTCGGGTGCTTAACAGTGACCAGTTTTATACCCCCTTATTTTCCATGCGGGGAATGCCGCGGGTAACCGAGGAAAGCTTGCATGCTATGTGTCAAATTTTTCTGATACTGCGAAATAAGGGCTTAAGCCCGTATACAATCCATTTTTCCCTATACACTTACAATCAACTCTACAAACAGGCTCTGGATGGCATTCTGGGGCCGACAGCAGGTCTTTTTTCACCTTTTGTGAAATTATTTTTGAGCAGATTGTTTTTTTCCATCAGTTATCTCCATTCCTCAGAATCTTCATATCTTGAGGCGAGGTTGAAAAATGATGCTCAGGGGACTATGGTCGTGAACTCCGTGGCTGCTCCTGAGGCAATTGATGTAATGAATCGGGGACGCATGCATTTGTTGAAGCTTTCGCCTTACACCGGCCTTGTTCCGGTTCTCGGCTACAAAGGGCAAAAAATTCCAGGAGCCGGAAATCACTCCGGGGGAAGTTTTCCGATGAAGCAAAACCCAAAGGGTCTCGAGACCGATAGCCTCGGAAGAGTTCCGGGCTTCAGCAATGTCCATCTGGTCGATGCCAGCATCCTTTCAAGTGTGCCAGCTACTTCGATCACCTTTTCCATAATGGCTAATGCGTTGCGTATTGCAGATTGTGTTGGGAATGATGAGAGATAG
- a CDS encoding glycosyltransferase family 2 protein, which produces MAISMTVVIPAYNDAQGLDSMLSSLLACTESKGWEVIVVNDCSPDNTNEILGKFAGRIKVIENEVNLGYGGALKRGILAAETEWVATVDADGQHRISDLESLAGQAHGNVDAVIGVRDKDSHVTKSRVPGKLVLSKAANFITGRKIPDINCGLRVLRREVMLHIFSITSDKFSFSTSTLICLLALNCNVVYSRVVVDARIGTSAVKQVKDGLYTLMLMLRLITLFKPLRVFLPISLFLFSVGAINQLYVFVVHGLNFTTATVLSGIGGLIIFFMALIADQIAGLRRDILFQSFNIKRLSCNSTHNA; this is translated from the coding sequence ATGGCAATTTCAATGACAGTAGTTATACCGGCCTATAATGATGCTCAGGGGCTTGATTCAATGTTGTCTAGTCTTTTGGCTTGCACAGAAAGTAAGGGGTGGGAGGTAATCGTAGTTAATGATTGCTCACCTGATAATACCAATGAAATTTTGGGTAAATTTGCCGGTAGAATCAAAGTCATTGAGAATGAGGTTAATCTCGGGTACGGCGGTGCTCTCAAAAGAGGGATTCTAGCTGCTGAAACCGAGTGGGTTGCGACTGTTGATGCTGACGGTCAGCATAGAATTTCCGATTTAGAGTCCTTAGCAGGTCAGGCACATGGTAATGTCGATGCTGTTATCGGAGTTAGGGATAAAGATTCACATGTCACAAAGTCACGTGTCCCGGGGAAATTGGTTCTCTCAAAGGCAGCAAATTTCATCACTGGCCGAAAGATTCCAGATATCAATTGCGGACTGAGAGTACTGAGACGGGAAGTGATGCTGCATATCTTTTCTATTACATCAGATAAGTTTTCCTTTTCTACCAGTACGTTGATTTGCTTGCTCGCATTGAACTGTAATGTCGTTTATTCGCGCGTCGTTGTTGATGCAAGAATAGGAACAAGTGCAGTTAAACAGGTTAAGGATGGTCTTTATACCTTGATGCTAATGTTGCGTTTGATAACATTGTTTAAGCCTTTAAGAGTCTTCTTGCCTATTAGTTTGTTTCTCTTTTCTGTTGGTGCAATAAATCAGTTATATGTTTTTGTTGTTCATGGTTTGAATTTTACCACGGCCACTGTTTTGTCTGGAATTGGCGGGTTAATAATATTTTTCATGGCATTGATTGCTGACCAGATTGCCGGGTTGCGGCGGGATATACTTTTTCAGTCTTTTAATATTAAGCGGTTGTCTTGCAATTCTACTCATAATGCATAG
- a CDS encoding DegT/DnrJ/EryC1/StrS family aminotransferase translates to MDIRSPQPRFRINSRVSDYFSVAKYLAKQKLEINHDDWHNLERYVEELTGAKHAICMPQARVGIHLAICEAVQPGKEVILSPNTIADVINMVVSAGAVPVFCDIDPVTGNLDPATAETLITDKTAAIMCTHLYGLVAPMAELQALAEKHGLALIEDSAQAFGARYDGKYAGAIGDFGVFSFGMAKNVTAFFGGMVLVKEDAAAESIRARIAQFPVMDRTKFGKKALSCFIKDTATMDIVFSQMLFPLFRMAYRKDIRALTSLMETELDLSLKSNFPESYKARMTPVQARLILKKMDKLESDYEHRLQCARIYHEGLQDLPNLKIPPLLEDGSHVYNYYPVQHSDRVGLRAFMMETRRDAALQHIKNTADLPAFQNWYRDCPNCREWAAQTIMLPNYAKYRFSEVEKNVEAIRKFCEQSA, encoded by the coding sequence ATGGACATACGATCCCCTCAGCCAAGATTTCGCATTAATTCTCGGGTAAGTGATTATTTCAGCGTAGCCAAGTATCTGGCAAAACAGAAACTCGAAATAAATCACGACGATTGGCACAATCTAGAGCGCTACGTCGAAGAACTTACTGGTGCAAAGCATGCTATCTGTATGCCTCAGGCACGCGTCGGGATTCACTTGGCGATTTGCGAGGCAGTTCAGCCGGGGAAGGAGGTTATCCTCTCTCCTAACACAATTGCCGACGTGATCAATATGGTGGTCAGTGCCGGAGCTGTACCTGTTTTTTGCGATATTGATCCGGTTACAGGTAACCTTGACCCAGCCACTGCTGAAACTTTGATCACGGATAAAACTGCCGCTATAATGTGTACTCATCTTTATGGGCTGGTTGCGCCTATGGCTGAGTTGCAGGCGCTGGCGGAAAAGCACGGCCTGGCTTTGATTGAAGATTCCGCTCAGGCATTCGGTGCGCGCTATGACGGTAAATATGCAGGGGCTATCGGCGATTTCGGTGTGTTCAGCTTCGGAATGGCCAAGAACGTAACAGCTTTTTTCGGTGGCATGGTTCTGGTCAAAGAGGATGCCGCAGCTGAATCAATCCGTGCGCGTATTGCGCAATTTCCTGTGATGGACCGTACCAAATTCGGTAAGAAGGCTCTTTCCTGCTTCATAAAGGACACAGCGACCATGGATATCGTTTTTTCCCAGATGCTGTTTCCTTTATTTCGTATGGCTTACAGGAAAGATATCCGCGCTTTGACCAGTCTGATGGAAACAGAGCTTGATCTTTCTCTTAAATCAAACTTCCCTGAATCATACAAAGCCCGAATGACACCTGTACAGGCCCGCCTGATTCTTAAAAAAATGGATAAACTGGAGAGTGATTACGAGCACAGACTGCAATGTGCACGTATTTACCACGAAGGCCTTCAGGACCTGCCCAATCTTAAGATTCCACCGTTGCTGGAGGATGGTTCCCATGTCTATAACTACTATCCTGTCCAGCATAGCGATCGTGTGGGCCTGCGAGCGTTCATGATGGAAACTCGTCGCGATGCGGCTTTACAGCATATTAAGAATACGGCAGACCTTCCCGCTTTTCAAAATTGGTACCGGGATTGTCCTAACTGTCGTGAGTGGGCTGCGCAGACAATTATGCTGCCTAACTATGCCAAGTACAGGTTTTCTGAAGTTGAAAAGAATGTTGAAGCAATCCGCAAATTTTGTGAGCAGTCCGCGTAA
- a CDS encoding polysaccharide biosynthesis C-terminal domain-containing protein: MIGYLKDKYALLGKKKITRDLFYSYTAFILMGLSGLALNYLVVVSYGVSVLGVYNQIYAVYVITCQCAVGGIHHSVLRHTASYADDSINKDSILCSGLLLAVFTGGLAATFLFLCSDIVGSFVDSSVVGKGVAYASFGLFFYGLNKIFLAAFNGNRDMMLFAVGQATRFLCLIGCVLICVVFDVDQSLLGLTFPVSELLTLIVLCTIRLQEKITFPVYLRSWLKVHIVYCVKGYFSQMFQAINLRIDILMLGFFTNDYSVGIYSFAAVFVEGAQALLVVVRNNLNPILARALIKKDFQSLKNVIFKVHTIIYPLLLLCFIVFFFGYESVMSFVVTSDVAEKTKVLLFILLSGFWIYSGYAPFGSLLVNDGHPGTQSLLLLSCMFLNILLNSILINLWGTIGAALATSFSFVAYVLILIYFVKRTTGICLFPFGKWLDKSFDNE, encoded by the coding sequence ATGATCGGATATCTTAAAGATAAATACGCCCTTCTAGGCAAAAAAAAAATTACCAGAGACTTATTCTATAGCTATACTGCTTTTATATTGATGGGATTGAGTGGGCTAGCATTAAACTATTTAGTTGTTGTCAGTTATGGCGTTTCGGTTCTCGGTGTCTATAATCAGATATATGCTGTTTACGTAATCACCTGTCAGTGCGCTGTTGGCGGGATTCATCATTCTGTGCTGCGGCATACTGCCAGTTATGCTGATGACTCAATAAATAAAGATTCTATTTTGTGCTCAGGTTTGCTGCTTGCTGTCTTTACAGGGGGATTAGCGGCGACTTTTCTTTTTCTATGCTCAGATATCGTTGGCTCATTTGTTGATAGTAGTGTTGTGGGAAAAGGGGTTGCATATGCGTCTTTTGGACTATTTTTTTATGGTTTGAACAAGATATTTCTTGCCGCTTTTAACGGCAATAGAGATATGATGTTGTTTGCTGTTGGGCAAGCGACTAGATTTCTGTGTCTAATCGGGTGTGTGTTGATTTGTGTTGTCTTTGATGTTGATCAATCATTACTCGGGCTTACGTTTCCTGTCTCTGAACTTTTAACTCTTATAGTTCTATGCACAATTCGCTTACAGGAGAAGATAACGTTTCCTGTTTATTTAAGATCATGGCTCAAGGTACACATTGTTTATTGTGTAAAAGGTTACTTTAGCCAGATGTTTCAAGCGATTAACTTACGTATAGATATTTTGATGCTAGGTTTTTTTACAAATGATTACAGCGTAGGAATATATAGCTTCGCTGCTGTTTTTGTTGAGGGTGCACAAGCTCTTCTTGTTGTTGTTCGAAATAATTTAAACCCAATTTTGGCGAGAGCGCTTATCAAAAAAGATTTTCAAAGTCTTAAGAATGTAATATTCAAAGTTCACACAATAATATATCCGTTGTTGCTGTTGTGTTTTATTGTGTTTTTCTTCGGATATGAATCTGTTATGAGTTTTGTCGTTACTTCAGATGTCGCCGAAAAAACGAAGGTCCTTCTTTTTATTCTTCTTTCTGGTTTTTGGATATACTCGGGATATGCTCCATTTGGTTCTCTTTTGGTGAACGATGGGCATCCAGGAACTCAATCATTATTGTTGCTTTCCTGTATGTTTCTTAACATATTGCTAAATTCCATTCTCATAAATCTTTGGGGCACTATCGGAGCCGCTTTAGCGACTTCTTTTTCGTTTGTCGCTTATGTACTCATTTTGATTTATTTTGTAAAAAGGACTACAGGTATTTGTTTATTTCCCTTTGGCAAGTGGTTAGATAAAAGTTTTGACAACGAATAA